The stretch of DNA AGCGCCTTCTGCACCGTGACCGGGCTGGCCTGGTACTCGGCCACCAGGGAGCGCGTGGACGGCAGTTTCGCTCCCGGCGCGGCACCGGCAATCCACTTTTTGAGTGCCAGGACAATCCGCGAACTGCTATCGTTGTTCATGAGAGAACATAGTAGCGCTACCGTTCTGACGAAGCCAGTGATACTGCCCCGCCAGGCCGCCCCGAGCGGGACACCGGCCGGCATCTGGTGGGGCCTCCTCGGCGTCGCGGCCTTCTCCTTCACGGTCCCCCTAACCCGGATGGCGGTGGCGGGCCTGTCCCCGCTGTTCATCGGTGCCGGCCGCGCTGCCGTTGCCGGAGTCCTCGCAGCCGCAGCCTTGGCACTCACGCGGCAGCGGCTTCCGCAACCACGCACCTGGGCGCGGCTCGCGGTGGTGGCCGGGGGCGTCGTCGTCGGCTTTCCGTTCCTGACGTCCTACGCGCTCACCGCCGTTCCGGCCGGGCACGGTGCCGTGGTGATCGCGCTCCTGCCCGCCGCCACCGCCACGGCCGCCATCCTGCGGACCCGGGAGCGTCCCCGGCCGGCTTTCTGGGCCGTCATGGCGCTCGGCTCGCTGGCCGCCGTTGCCTTCGCGTTCCTGCAATCAGGCGGGATCGGCCATCTGCACTGGGCGGACCTCCTGCTGCTCGGCGCGGTGGTGTGCGCCGCCGCCGGATACGCCGAGGGCGGCCTGCTGGCCCGCGAACTGGGGTCCTGGCAGACCATCGCCTGGGCGCTGGTCCTCGCGTTCCCACCCATGCTGGCGCTGGCCGTGTCCAGCCTCGCCAGCCAGCCGCCGTCGGCCACGCCCGTCCAGTGGGCGGCGTTTGCCTATCTTGCCGTGGTCAGCATGTTCCTCGGATTCTTTGCCTGGTACCGCGGCCTTGCCATCGGACCCATGGCGCAGGTCAGCCAGATCCAGCTCCTGCAGCCTGTGCTGAGCATCAGCTGGGCGGCGCTCCTGCTCGGAGAAGCGGTCACCTGGACCACGGCGATTGGCGGCCTCGCTGTCATTCTCTGTGCCGGCGCCGCCGTCCGCGTCCGGCTCAAACCCAAACCCTGACCTGCTCCTCAACTACCCATAAGGACATCCCCATGTATATTCCCGCCCACTTTGCCGCCGGCCCCGAGGCCACCCGGCACCTGCTCACCAGCCCGGGTGCGGCCAACCTCATCACCATGACCGACGCCGGCCTGCTGGCCACGCTGCTGCCGTTCGTCTTCGAGCCGGACGTGGGGGAGTACGGCGCACTGCACGCGCACGTCGCCCGGAACAACCCGCAGGCCACAGCTCCGGTTACCGGTGAGGCGCTGGCCATCATCCAGGGCCCCGATGCCTACATCTCGCCGTCCTGGTATATGTCCAAAGCCGAGCACGGCCGCGTGGTGCCCACCTGGAACTACAGCACGGCCCACGTGTACGGCGAACTGGTGGTCCACGACGACGCCGGCTGGCTGGCGCGGCACGTCCGCCGCCTGACGGACCGGCATGAGGGGGAGCGGGAGCACCCGTGGAGCGTTGATGACGCACCGGCGAAGTTCATTGCCGGGCAGCTGCGCGCCATCGTGGGCATTGAACTGATGATTACCCGGATTGAGGCGAAGGAGAAGCTGAGCCAGAACCGGTCCGCAGCCGACGCCTCCGGCGTGGTGGCCGGACTGCGGTCCAGCGGGCAGGAAGCCAGCGCGGCCGCCGTCGAACGCGTCTTGGCCCAGCAGACGCCGGAAAGCTAGCCGGCGCGCTCCAGCAGGACCATCACTTCGTAGTGCGTGGTCTGCGGGAACATGTCCAGGACCCGGACCCGCCGCGCCGTGAAGGAGGGGAGTGCGGCCAGATCGCGGGCCAAGGACTGAGCGTTGCAGCTGGAATAGACCACGTGCTGCACGTCCGAGGATTCCAGCCAGCCGCACAGCTCCTTGCCGATGCCCCGCCGCGGCGGGTTCACGATGACCAGGTCCGGTGCCTGCCGTGCCGCCAGGGCGAAGGCGGTGGCGTCCCCGGCCTCGAACTCCATGCCCTGCAGCCCGGCTTCGTCGCTGCTGAGCCGGGCGGAGACGATGGCTTCGCTGCTGGTTTCGATGCCGGTGACCGTGCGGGAGGGATTGGCGACGTGCAGGGCAAACCCGCCCACGCCGCAGTACAGGTCCCAGACTGACGCCGGCGCCAGCTCATTCACCCATTCCCGCCCCTGCCGGTACAGTGCCGCGGCCATATGGCTGTTGGTTTGGAAGAAGCTCTGCGGGCGCAGGTGCAGGTTAATGTCGTTCACCCGCATGTTCAGCGTGGACTGCTCCGTCAGCAGGATCTCCCGGTCGCCCTCCAGCACCGCCTTGTGCTCGGGGTGCAGGTTGATGGACACCACCTTCACCTGGGGCAGGGCCTCCAACAGGTCCGGCAGGTGCTTCCTGATGCGGGGGACCAGCTGCTCGGAACGGAGGACCAGGCGCAGCATGATCTCGCCGTCCGGGGACTCGGTGACGATCAGGTGCTTGAGTTCGCCGCTCCGGTTGGGCACATCATAGGGCGTCAGGCGGTGGGTGCGGATGAAGGCGGCCACTACGGGGAACACGGCGCGGAGCCCGGGGGAGCAGACACCGCATTTGCGCAGGTCAATGCCGTGGGCCTCGGCGTCCAGGATGCCGATGGTGGGGTTCCGGGCCGTTCCGCTGATCACCATTTTGGCCTTGTTGCGGAATGCGGACTCCTGGCTGGCCACCGGCTCCAGCCACTCCAGGGCCGTGTGGTCGGCGAGGAGCGTCTGGCAGTGGGCCTGCTTGCCGGCCAGCTGTTCGCCGTAGGGCGTGCCCATGAGGGTGCAGGAGCGGCAGCGGGCGGCATCAAAGTAGGAACAGTGCATGACCCCTCAATTTTACCTGTTGCCGCTGGGGAAGCCCGACGCCGGCACCTGGGGGAGTGCCGGCGTCGGTACCGTCGCGGGGTGGGCGCCGCCGCCGTCCCTGTGTGGAGCCGCCACCGTCCCGGGGCACATTGGGGCCGCTCCCGGGCGCTGAGCCTGTGCTGCCCGGCGTGTCCGTGTCAATGTGCCCCGGCAGCGGCGCGTGCTGGCCGCCGCTGCCCCGACCCAGCGATGTAACAGCGTGCAATATAAGCAAACTGTCATGCCTTTAATGACCGTAAATTCGGCAACCGTGCTACTTTCGGCTCTGTCGGCGTTCACTTCTTCGATCCCCGGTGTCCCTGCGAAGCGCACCTGCGAAGCACGCACACCCCGCCGCCTAAACCGATCACCCGCACTGGAGACCCCGTGGAACCCTCATTGCCTACGCTCGACACCCGGCCTGACCCGGCGCAGCCGGTCACCTCCGGACTCCGCCGCTCCATGGGGCCGCGGCACCTGGTGATGATTGCCATGGGCGGCGTCATCGGCTCTGGCCTGTTCCTCAGCTCCGGCTACACCATCTCCCAGGCGGGCCCGCTGGGCGCGGTGATCGCCTACCTCATCGGAGCGTTCGTGGTGTACCTGGTGATGGCGTGCCTGGGCGAACTGGCCATCGCGTACCCCGTGTCCGGGGCTTTCCATATCTACGCGGCCCGCTCCATCGGCCCCGCCACCGGCTTTGCCACAGCCTGGCTGTACTGGCTCTGCTGGGCTGTGGCCATCGGCTCCGAATTCACGGCGTCCGGCCTCCTGATGCAGCGCTGGTTCCCGGACGTGGAGGTGTGGGTCTGGTGCCTGGTGTTTGCAGCCATCCTCTTCGGCTTCAACGCGGTGTCCGCCCGGTTCTTCGGCGAGTCCGAGTTCTGGTTCGCCATCATCAAAGTCGCCGCCATCATCGGCCTGATCGTCCTGGGCGGCGCAGCCCTGTTCGGCTTCCGTCCGCTCGGCGGCGGCGGCGAACACCCGTTCCTTTTCGAGAACTTCGCCACCGAATCCGGCCTGTTCCCCAACGGCTTTACCGGCGTCCTGGTCACCGTGCTGGCCATCTTCTATGCCTTCTCCGGCTCCGAGCTGATCGGCGTTGCCGCCGGCGAAACCAAGGACCCTGCCACGGCCATCCCCAAGGCCATGCGCACCACCGTGATCCGCCTGCTCATCTTCTTCGTGGGCGCCATTGCGGTCATCGCCGCCACCATCCCCTACACGGAGGTGGGGCTGGACGAAAGCCCGTTCGTTACCGTCTTCTCAGTCATCGGCATCCCGTTCGCGGCCGACATCATGAACTTCGTCATCATCACCGCGCTACTGTCCGCCGGCAACAGCGGCCTGTTCTCCTGCGCCCGCATGCTCTTCTCGCTCGCCGACGAAGGCCATGCGCCTCGCGCCCTCAAGAAGCTGACCCGCCGCGGCATTCCCCTGGCTGCACTCTCCCTGAGCATGGTGGGCGGCCTGGCATCACTGATCAGCAGCGTGGTGGCGCCTGAGACCGTCTACCTGGTCCTCGTGTCCGTGGCCGGTTTCGCGGTGGTGGGGGTCTGGATGTCCATCACGGCCTCGCACTTCTTCCACCGGCGCGCGTTCATCCGTGGCGGCGGTGACACGTCCACCCTCGCCTACAAGGCGCCGTTGTTCCCGCTGGTCCCCATCCTGGCGTTCACGCTGTGCGTCGTGTCCCTGATCGGCATCGCCCTCGATCCCGCCCAGGCACCGGCGCTCTACTTCGGCGTCCCGTTCGTCGCTGCCTGCTACCTCTACTTCCACCTTCGGCACGGCCGCACGCCGGTTCAGCCGCGGCGCTAAGCCGGGAACGGACGACGACGGATGTGCGGCGGGTGCGCCCGGCACCTCCGCCGGTGCGCGCCGCCGTCGTCCGCGGCCAGGGTGCCCATACTGCCCGCGGCGACCATGGGGCGGCCCGGCCGGATGTTGCGCCGCGACGGCCGTGGAAGAATGGGCGGGTGACCGGCGGGAGGGGCAGGGAAAGCGTGGATTCATCCGCTGAAGCGTCGTCCCTGGCGCAGGGGCTCCGGATTGTCCGGCTGGTGGTTGACCGGGAAAAGTCCGGGCGGCCCCTCCTGGGTGTTTCCCAGCTCGCCGCGGCGTTGTCGATGGACCAGAGCAGGGTTTCACGGCTGGCCCAGGAACTGTGCGACCTCGGACTGCTCGAACGCCCGGAGCGTGGGCCGTTCCGGGCCGGACCGGAATACTTCAAACTGGCAGCCTCCCTCAACACAGGCTGGGTACTGGCCGCCCGGACCGAGCTCGAAGTCCTGGTGTCCTCCTTGGGCCTGCGCGCCAGACTCTCCGTCCGCGACGGTTACCGGGCCATCCTGCTCCGCAACTCCAGCAATGACGCCGTCCCCGGCAGCTTCGTCAGGCCGGGCATGGTCAGCCCCGTCTGGTGCACGGGTGCCGGGCGGGCGCTGCTGTGGGACCTGGACCGGCCGGCACTGGAGGGCCTGCTGGAGGGCGTGAACTTCATTGGCATCGGCGGTCCGGGCGCGGCGCACACCATTGATGGGGTGTGGGAGCTGATGGTCCGGGACCGCCGGGCCGGGGTGGTGGCCGCAGTCGAGGAATTCGAGCATGACGTTGTTGAGCTGGCCGTGCCCGTGCGGGACGGGACAGGAACAGTGCGGGCCTCGCTGAGTGTGCTCGGCGGTCCGGGCCTGGCGGAGCGCCGGGCCGCGGCGGACGCCCTGGCTGCCGCCGCGGAGAGGCTCGGCGCTGCGGCCGTGCCCCGCTAATCCCTCGGCTGGTAGCCCAGGCTGGACTCAAGCCACCGTCCCTGCCGGAGCAGCTCCGCGGCGCAGGCTTCCTTGCGGGGTTCCAGCCGGTCCCTGATCCCCACGATCTGCAGCGCTGCCACCACCTCGCCCTTGAAATCGCGCACCGGGACTGCCAGGGAGTAGAGCCCCGGTTCGGCTTCCTGGTCCACTATCGAATAGCCCCGCGCCTTTGCGGCCTCCCGCCTGGCCAGGAACTCGTCCACACTGTGCGGCGTGTTGGGGCCGTGCCGGACAAAGTCGACGCCCGCGAAGACGCTGCGGACTTCCGCGTCGGAGGACTCCCACAGCACTGCCTGCCCGGCGTCGCTGCAGTACGCGGGGTAGGGCCTGCCCAGCCAGGAACCCACCAGGTTGCTGCTGGCCGGAACGCTTTCGCCGATGGTCACAGTGCTGTTCCCGTGCAGGACACCCAGGAAGCAGGCCTCGTCCGTATCGGCTGCCAGGGTGTCTAGCGCGATGGCCGCATCGGACTCCAGCCGGCGTGTGGTCAGTTGCTGGGCGTCGGTGAGGAACTCCCAGTCCAGCGCATAGGCGCGGTGGGCGGTGCGGGCCAGGAAGCCCTCCTGCTCCGCGCTGCGAAGGTACCGCGAGACCTGGCTGCGGTCCTTGCCCAGGCCGGCGGCGATGTCAGCCACGGTCCCGCCCGGGTGTTCAGCCGCGTGGCGGGAGCCCACGGCCAGCAGGGCCAGGACGCCGCGGCCCATGCTGGAAGATTTAGCCATGGCATTGAGTGTAATTCGGGTGCAGTTACAGCCTGCTCACGCCGCCGTAACAACCGGCATCGGCATATCTGGATGCGTATAGTGACCATCATGCCTGCCAATCCCACGCTGTCCGCCCTGCTCGAAACCGGGGAAACCCTCGTCACCGATGGCGCACTGGCCACGGAACTCGAGGATCGAGGGTGCAACCTGGACGATCCATTGTGGTCGGCCAAGGTCCTGCTGGAACATCCAGGCCTGATCCGGGACGTACACCGGGACTACTTCGCGGCGGGCGCCAGGATCGCCACCACCGCGAGCTACCAGGCAACACCGCAGGGATTCGCCGCCCGGGGAATGACGGAGCAGGAGGCCCTGGACCTCGTTGCATTGTCCGTGCGGCTGGCCGACGAGGCGCGGCGCGACCACCTGGCCAACCAGTCGGAGGCCCGGCCCCTGTTCATCGCCGGATCGGTGGGGCCGTATGGTGCCTATCTTGCCGACGGCTCGGAGTACCGCGGGGACTACGCCCTGACACCGGCAGAGTTCCGCGACTTCCACCGCCCCCGCCTCGAAGCCCTGGTTGAGTCCGGTGCCGACGCCCTGGCCTGCGAAACCCTGCCTTCCTTCGCCGAAGCCCGGGCCCTGGCGGAACTGACCCGGGACCTCGGCGTCGAATCCTGGTTCTCCTTCTCCCTCCGCGACGCCGGGCACATCAGCGACGGCACGCCCCTGGCCGCCGTCGCGGAACTGCTGGACGGCGAGTCCCACGTGGCCGCCGTCGGGGTTAACTGCGTGCCGCTGGCACTGGTGGCCCCGGCGCTCACGGCCCTCCGCGGCGGCACCGGCAAACCGCTGGTGGCTTACCCGAACTCCGGGGAGACCTACGATGCGGGCACCAAAACCTGGGACGCAGCACCCGCGGCCACTGCCCCTGCAGCGCTGGCGGACGGCGTTCCCGCCTGGCAGGCCCTCGGCGCCCGGATCATCGGTGGCTGCTGCCGGACCACGCCGGCCGACATTTCCGCCGTCGCGGGGCATGTCAACTCCTGATCCCGGCGTAAACCGGCCATAGTCCGGTGAGTCCGTGCCAAGGTGCCCCGGGGGTCATGCGTGGCCCTGGCGCGGGCGCTTAGTCGCCGCGGACCCCGTAGGTGGTGAGCACATTGCCCTTGCTGGTGCGCTTCTCATCCAGCAGGACCAGCCGGGTGAGGGGATCGCCGTCCTCGAACAGCCGCCTGCCGCTGCCGGCCACCACGGGGTGGGTCATGAGCTGCAGCGAATCCAGCAGCCCCGCGAACAGCAGCTGCCGGGTCACGGAGATGCTGCCGCACACGGCAATCTCACCGCCGTCGCCCTCCTTGAGCTTCGCCACGAACTCCTCCAGCGGCGCGTCCATCAGCCGGGAGTTCTGCCACTCCAGGGGTTCGCTCAGCGTCCTGGACACCACAAACTTCTCCACCGGGTTGATGAACGCGGCGAAGTCCTGGTCCGCGGAAGCATTGGGCCAGTAGGACGCCCACTCCTCATAGCTTTTCCGGCCCAGCACCACGGTGTCCACGGTGTTCATCATGGTGGTGAGCCCCTTACCGAGCTCAGCGTCGAAGCTGTCGAACTGGAACTTGAACGGATCCGAAACCACTCCGTCAATGGAGTGGAACAGTCCGGCCGTGACTTTGCGCATGCGGGTCCTCCCGGGTTCGTTGGGTCAAGCAACAACCTATGTGCGGCGGCGCGTGGGCGGAAGACCAAATACCGCCATGGCACGTCGGATTGCCGCCAACAACGGGGACGACGGCGGCGCTCCAGTTATGTTCATCACTCGCCGTGGCGTCTTGCCGTGTTTCGGTTGAAACGGGCCCCATACTTAGGGTGATGCGGCCACTTTCCGCAGCCCCGGCCAGGCAAGGAGGAAGTGCATTGGAAACCCTGAAGAAGATTGTGCGGAACCAGTACTTTCCCGCCGGAGCAGTCCTCGCGGCGGTCATCCTTTTCTGGCTCGTGGGGATCCTTGGCGGGCTGTCCCTCCTGCACAACAACCAGCCGCCGCTGACCACCCTCACCTGGTTGCTCTTCGTCTACACTGCTGCGGTACTCACTCCGCTGGCAGGCCTGCTGGCCGCCGTGGACCTCTTCCGCCGCTGGCGCCGCAACCGCGCCGCCATGGCAAACCCCGCTGATGCGTTCGTGCCGGCTGAGAACGCCGTGAATGCAGACGGCGTCATTGAGTACGCCGTTGACGAAGAGCCAGCTGAGCAGGCCCGGGTTGAGC from Pseudarthrobacter chlorophenolicus A6 encodes:
- the rlmC gene encoding 23S rRNA (uracil(747)-C(5))-methyltransferase RlmC → MHCSYFDAARCRSCTLMGTPYGEQLAGKQAHCQTLLADHTALEWLEPVASQESAFRNKAKMVISGTARNPTIGILDAEAHGIDLRKCGVCSPGLRAVFPVVAAFIRTHRLTPYDVPNRSGELKHLIVTESPDGEIMLRLVLRSEQLVPRIRKHLPDLLEALPQVKVVSINLHPEHKAVLEGDREILLTEQSTLNMRVNDINLHLRPQSFFQTNSHMAAALYRQGREWVNELAPASVWDLYCGVGGFALHVANPSRTVTGIETSSEAIVSARLSSDEAGLQGMEFEAGDATAFALAARQAPDLVIVNPPRRGIGKELCGWLESSDVQHVVYSSCNAQSLARDLAALPSFTARRVRVLDMFPQTTHYEVMVLLERAG
- a CDS encoding IclR family transcriptional regulator, which translates into the protein MAKSSSMGRGVLALLAVGSRHAAEHPGGTVADIAAGLGKDRSQVSRYLRSAEQEGFLARTAHRAYALDWEFLTDAQQLTTRRLESDAAIALDTLAADTDEACFLGVLHGNSTVTIGESVPASSNLVGSWLGRPYPAYCSDAGQAVLWESSDAEVRSVFAGVDFVRHGPNTPHSVDEFLARREAAKARGYSIVDQEAEPGLYSLAVPVRDFKGEVVAALQIVGIRDRLEPRKEACAAELLRQGRWLESSLGYQPRD
- a CDS encoding FMN-binding negative transcriptional regulator — encoded protein: MYIPAHFAAGPEATRHLLTSPGAANLITMTDAGLLATLLPFVFEPDVGEYGALHAHVARNNPQATAPVTGEALAIIQGPDAYISPSWYMSKAEHGRVVPTWNYSTAHVYGELVVHDDAGWLARHVRRLTDRHEGEREHPWSVDDAPAKFIAGQLRAIVGIELMITRIEAKEKLSQNRSAADASGVVAGLRSSGQEASAAAVERVLAQQTPES
- a CDS encoding amino acid permease, which translates into the protein MEPSLPTLDTRPDPAQPVTSGLRRSMGPRHLVMIAMGGVIGSGLFLSSGYTISQAGPLGAVIAYLIGAFVVYLVMACLGELAIAYPVSGAFHIYAARSIGPATGFATAWLYWLCWAVAIGSEFTASGLLMQRWFPDVEVWVWCLVFAAILFGFNAVSARFFGESEFWFAIIKVAAIIGLIVLGGAALFGFRPLGGGGEHPFLFENFATESGLFPNGFTGVLVTVLAIFYAFSGSELIGVAAGETKDPATAIPKAMRTTVIRLLIFFVGAIAVIAATIPYTEVGLDESPFVTVFSVIGIPFAADIMNFVIITALLSAGNSGLFSCARMLFSLADEGHAPRALKKLTRRGIPLAALSLSMVGGLASLISSVVAPETVYLVLVSVAGFAVVGVWMSITASHFFHRRAFIRGGGDTSTLAYKAPLFPLVPILAFTLCVVSLIGIALDPAQAPALYFGVPFVAACYLYFHLRHGRTPVQPRR
- a CDS encoding dihydrofolate reductase family protein, yielding MRKVTAGLFHSIDGVVSDPFKFQFDSFDAELGKGLTTMMNTVDTVVLGRKSYEEWASYWPNASADQDFAAFINPVEKFVVSRTLSEPLEWQNSRLMDAPLEEFVAKLKEGDGGEIAVCGSISVTRQLLFAGLLDSLQLMTHPVVAGSGRRLFEDGDPLTRLVLLDEKRTSKGNVLTTYGVRGD
- a CDS encoding IclR family transcriptional regulator, encoding MDSSAEASSLAQGLRIVRLVVDREKSGRPLLGVSQLAAALSMDQSRVSRLAQELCDLGLLERPERGPFRAGPEYFKLAASLNTGWVLAARTELEVLVSSLGLRARLSVRDGYRAILLRNSSNDAVPGSFVRPGMVSPVWCTGAGRALLWDLDRPALEGLLEGVNFIGIGGPGAAHTIDGVWELMVRDRRAGVVAAVEEFEHDVVELAVPVRDGTGTVRASLSVLGGPGLAERRAAADALAAAAERLGAAAVPR
- the mmuM gene encoding homocysteine S-methyltransferase is translated as MPANPTLSALLETGETLVTDGALATELEDRGCNLDDPLWSAKVLLEHPGLIRDVHRDYFAAGARIATTASYQATPQGFAARGMTEQEALDLVALSVRLADEARRDHLANQSEARPLFIAGSVGPYGAYLADGSEYRGDYALTPAEFRDFHRPRLEALVESGADALACETLPSFAEARALAELTRDLGVESWFSFSLRDAGHISDGTPLAAVAELLDGESHVAAVGVNCVPLALVAPALTALRGGTGKPLVAYPNSGETYDAGTKTWDAAPAATAPAALADGVPAWQALGARIIGGCCRTTPADISAVAGHVNS
- a CDS encoding DMT family transporter translates to MREHSSATVLTKPVILPRQAAPSGTPAGIWWGLLGVAAFSFTVPLTRMAVAGLSPLFIGAGRAAVAGVLAAAALALTRQRLPQPRTWARLAVVAGGVVVGFPFLTSYALTAVPAGHGAVVIALLPAATATAAILRTRERPRPAFWAVMALGSLAAVAFAFLQSGGIGHLHWADLLLLGAVVCAAAGYAEGGLLARELGSWQTIAWALVLAFPPMLALAVSSLASQPPSATPVQWAAFAYLAVVSMFLGFFAWYRGLAIGPMAQVSQIQLLQPVLSISWAALLLGEAVTWTTAIGGLAVILCAGAAVRVRLKPKP